Proteins from a single region of Flavobacterium sp. YJ01:
- a CDS encoding alpha-ketoglutarate-dependent dioxygenase AlkB: MMLFDDTEIFSSGNGGRRIFDVPDADLLLIDNFFSKTESDHYYNVLYHGTPWREYEMPMYDKVVTAPRMISWYGDSSRPERKSNPDWPLELLQIRERVEKETRINFNGVLLNLYRDGTDGVGWHSDKTSSSNKNMNIASVTFGETRLFRLRHKVLKNMAPIEIPLHHGTFLLMAGSTNTYWEHQVPKTARPVLPRINLTFRQVREI; encoded by the coding sequence ATGATGCTTTTTGATGACACCGAAATTTTTTCATCAGGTAACGGCGGCAGGAGAATATTTGACGTCCCTGATGCCGACCTGCTGCTGATTGATAATTTCTTCAGCAAAACCGAATCCGATCATTATTACAATGTTTTATACCACGGCACACCGTGGAGGGAATATGAAATGCCCATGTATGACAAAGTGGTTACAGCTCCCCGCATGATCTCGTGGTACGGGGACAGCAGCAGGCCTGAACGTAAATCAAATCCGGATTGGCCTTTGGAACTGCTCCAGATCAGGGAGCGCGTGGAAAAGGAAACCCGCATAAACTTTAACGGCGTACTGCTCAATTTGTACAGAGATGGCACCGATGGTGTGGGATGGCACAGCGACAAGACCTCATCGAGCAATAAGAATATGAACATCGCTTCTGTGACTTTCGGAGAAACGCGTCTGTTCCGCCTGCGTCATAAAGTACTCAAAAATATGGCGCCAATCGAGATTCCGCTGCACCACGGAACCTTTCTTCTCATGGCAGGCAGCACCAATACCTACTGGGAGCACCAGGTGCCTAAGACGGCCCGTCCCGTACTGCCCAGAATCAACCTTACCTTTCGTCAGGTCAGGGAAATATAA
- a CDS encoding UvrD-helicase domain-containing protein, giving the protein MNDPILENLNPSQLQAVKTTEGYVRVIAGAGSGKTKALTSRFAYIVDRLGINSSNILCVTFTNKAAQEMKRRVKALIGDLFDVSFITTYHGFCVRFLREEINKIHYPKNFIILDAEDQKTILREVFNELDINSKNLTFKQVLRFISKQKSTSDYLGYMLENKSFEPDEKESLSSRVYQKYLDKQKRNYALDFDDLIHFTAFILDSNPDVLFKWQQMLHYIQVDEAQDSSDSQFHLVEMLSRVHQNLFLVGDPDQTIYEWRGAKPEYLVEFDRMFPDTKTIIMNQNYRSTPNILKVGNHIIKNNKVRVDKDMVTDNPEGVEVVHFHGKNDFEETFWVASEIKEILKTENAAYSDITILYRSNHLSRNIEQALIKENIPYAIFGGVRFFERKEIKDVLSFLRLIVQGDNFSFLRIHNHPSRGLGKKFLERLSLLAGEQNLSLLQALQNNIEDKELNKKGAADFLALVEELKTDAQTNSISDLVKIILDKSGLSELYRKDGDEDRLENIKELVSSMLLLEKENNGPVNIVEYLQEIALYTDLDKDTENQDKVRLMTIHISKGLEFPYVFLCGFTEGVLPSALSIKERRKRAIEEERRLMYVAVTRAEKRFYMTDSEGFNFTTGLNKYPSRFLFEIKEEFYVRKGKLSAEILQAAQSSAAASKNSEDTEFIEGDLVMHPVWNKGKVLAVDREKNQYTVHFFEMGKEKPIDFSFRFLTAGSDAEPESSSPAELLNIQENLKNAPDPFADQEQQNGFADNEDSRIFNDKNTDSEKEEW; this is encoded by the coding sequence ATGAACGATCCGATTCTAGAAAACCTTAATCCCAGCCAGCTCCAAGCCGTGAAAACCACAGAAGGTTATGTGCGCGTTATTGCAGGAGCCGGCTCAGGAAAAACAAAGGCCCTTACCTCCCGCTTTGCCTACATTGTGGACAGGCTGGGAATCAATTCCTCCAATATCCTCTGCGTGACCTTTACCAATAAAGCGGCACAGGAAATGAAAAGGCGCGTCAAGGCGCTCATTGGCGATCTTTTTGATGTCAGCTTCATCACAACCTATCACGGTTTCTGCGTACGGTTTCTGCGTGAGGAAATAAATAAAATCCATTACCCGAAAAATTTTATCATACTGGATGCCGAAGACCAGAAAACCATTTTAAGGGAGGTGTTCAACGAACTGGACATCAATTCGAAAAACCTCACTTTCAAACAGGTGCTCCGCTTTATCTCCAAACAGAAAAGCACCTCCGATTATCTGGGGTACATGCTCGAGAATAAAAGCTTTGAGCCCGATGAAAAGGAATCGCTCTCCAGCCGCGTGTATCAGAAATACCTCGACAAGCAGAAGCGCAATTATGCGCTGGATTTTGATGACCTGATCCATTTTACGGCTTTCATACTCGACAGCAATCCTGATGTGCTTTTCAAATGGCAGCAAATGCTGCATTACATACAGGTCGATGAGGCGCAGGACAGCTCCGACAGCCAGTTCCATCTGGTGGAAATGCTCTCGCGTGTGCACCAGAACCTGTTTCTGGTAGGGGATCCCGACCAGACGATCTATGAGTGGCGCGGTGCGAAACCCGAATACCTGGTGGAATTCGACAGGATGTTTCCTGACACGAAAACCATTATCATGAACCAGAACTACCGCTCTACGCCAAACATCCTCAAAGTAGGCAACCATATTATCAAAAACAACAAGGTAAGGGTGGACAAGGATATGGTCACGGATAATCCCGAAGGAGTTGAAGTGGTGCATTTCCATGGAAAAAATGACTTTGAGGAAACCTTCTGGGTGGCTTCCGAAATCAAGGAAATCCTTAAAACGGAAAATGCCGCTTACTCTGATATTACCATTTTATACCGTTCCAACCATCTCTCCAGAAATATCGAGCAGGCACTGATCAAAGAAAATATTCCCTACGCCATATTTGGTGGCGTGCGTTTCTTTGAAAGAAAGGAAATCAAAGATGTGCTTTCCTTTTTAAGGCTTATCGTCCAGGGCGATAATTTCTCTTTTCTGCGCATTCACAACCACCCTTCCCGCGGGCTGGGGAAAAAGTTCCTCGAAAGGCTCAGCCTTCTGGCAGGCGAACAGAACCTGTCCCTGCTTCAGGCGCTGCAAAATAATATTGAGGATAAAGAGCTCAATAAAAAAGGAGCTGCGGATTTCCTGGCTCTGGTTGAAGAGCTGAAAACAGATGCCCAGACAAATTCCATTTCTGATCTGGTCAAGATCATACTCGATAAAAGCGGACTATCCGAACTCTACCGAAAAGACGGCGATGAGGACAGGCTGGAAAATATAAAAGAGCTGGTAAGCTCCATGCTGCTGCTGGAAAAAGAAAACAACGGCCCTGTAAATATTGTCGAATACCTGCAGGAAATTGCACTCTATACCGATCTGGACAAAGACACGGAAAATCAGGATAAGGTACGCCTGATGACCATCCACATCTCCAAAGGGCTTGAATTTCCCTATGTGTTCCTATGCGGTTTTACCGAAGGGGTCCTGCCAAGCGCCCTTTCCATAAAGGAAAGACGAAAACGTGCTATTGAAGAGGAAAGAAGACTGATGTACGTTGCCGTTACAAGAGCCGAGAAAAGGTTTTACATGACCGATTCGGAAGGCTTTAATTTCACCACAGGGCTCAACAAATACCCGTCAAGGTTCCTCTTTGAAATCAAGGAAGAATTTTATGTGCGTAAAGGAAAACTGTCAGCAGAAATCCTCCAGGCGGCACAGTCATCGGCAGCGGCCTCAAAAAACAGTGAAGATACCGAGTTCATTGAAGGGGACCTTGTAATGCATCCTGTCTGGAACAAAGGGAAAGTGCTTGCTGTGGACAGGGAGAAAAACCAGTACACGGTGCATTTTTTTGAAATGGGAAAAGAGAAACCCATTGACTTTTCGTTTCGTTTCCTAACTGCCGGATCAGATGCTGAACCTGAGAGTTCTTCCCCTGCCGAACTTTTGAATATCCAGGAAAACTTAAAAAATGCGCCGGATCCCTTTGCAGACCAGGAGCAGCAGAACGGCTTTGCTGACAATGAAGATAGCCGTATTTTTAATGATAAAAATACAGACAGTGAAAAGGAAGAATGGTAA
- the xseB gene encoding exodeoxyribonuclease VII small subunit produces the protein MENTLTYEAAAKELALIAKEMEDETISVDELAAKVKRASELIEFCQAKLKSTETEVAKIISGMENSKE, from the coding sequence ATGGAAAACACACTGACTTATGAGGCTGCAGCCAAAGAGCTGGCCCTGATCGCCAAAGAGATGGAAGACGAAACCATCTCTGTGGATGAACTGGCTGCCAAAGTAAAAAGGGCATCTGAACTGATAGAGTTCTGCCAGGCAAAACTAAAATCGACCGAAACTGAAGTGGCTAAAATCATCAGCGGCATGGAGAACAGCAAGGAGTAA
- a CDS encoding DUF3606 domain-containing protein, translating to MENLHNNGQEQNAHIDISQQAEIQQWAEKLNVPEEILKDAVRAAGTTVEEVAEHLNDNSPSRESASETVRLKDGPWHDEKGNGKHQNPQGKSIEEATDPSKLSQL from the coding sequence ATGGAAAATCTACATAATAACGGACAAGAGCAGAACGCTCATATTGATATTTCACAGCAGGCTGAAATCCAGCAGTGGGCTGAAAAGTTAAATGTCCCTGAGGAGATATTAAAAGATGCCGTAAGGGCAGCAGGCACTACTGTGGAAGAAGTAGCTGAGCACTTGAATGATAATTCTCCTTCTAGAGAAAGCGCCTCAGAAACCGTTCGCTTGAAAGACGGTCCCTGGCATGATGAAAAAGGGAATGGTAAGCATCAAAATCCGCAGGGAAAAAGCATTGAAGAGGCAACAGACCCTTCAAAACTATCACAGCTTTAA
- a CDS encoding Cas9 inhibitor AcrIIA9 family protein, with protein MKASENFKNAIGNYLSTLAQGDTAFAPMLAKASKNLDSCLNYIFGEVKKTGLCAFDNQEIFDMAVKYYTDDSIGLPASVACKAIVQTPAAADLFTQPEIPAAPVKTEPVPTAKKDVKPAAQTALKLFDL; from the coding sequence ATGAAAGCTTCTGAAAATTTTAAAAATGCCATAGGGAACTATCTGAGCACTTTGGCGCAGGGCGATACCGCCTTTGCGCCTATGCTTGCCAAAGCTTCTAAAAACTTGGACAGCTGTCTGAATTACATTTTCGGGGAGGTCAAAAAAACAGGCTTGTGCGCCTTTGACAATCAGGAAATCTTCGACATGGCAGTCAAGTACTACACCGATGATTCCATCGGCTTGCCCGCATCTGTGGCTTGCAAAGCCATAGTGCAGACCCCTGCCGCCGCCGACCTTTTTACGCAGCCCGAAATCCCTGCTGCGCCTGTCAAAACCGAACCTGTTCCAACCGCAAAAAAAGACGTAAAACCTGCGGCGCAGACCGCCCTGAAACTCTTTGACCTATGA
- the xseA gene encoding exodeoxyribonuclease VII large subunit yields the protein MGPDQYIRLSQLTGQIQETIHSRFKGRTYWVVADITNHSFKADKKIHYFELVEKSEKGSVITAKIMGKSWGAGALKILDFENSTGQRFTNNLHVLVQVSVDFHPLYGLSVNLLDIDSNFMIGILEQQRNATLARLVKENDFIHKEGEGYSTLNSRLKLPVIIQRVAVISSSSSAGNEDFRHTMQHNDFGYVFQIDDYHTVVQGDNNAKLFLNKLIEVYNTGIPYDAVVIARGGGSQSDFLIFDNYNIGRAVAKFPIPVITGIGHQKNVSITDLMAHTHTKTPTKAAEFIIAHNRSFEQHILSLQRTIAIKSQQLFLGHYRELSEIKNLVSHNAWELIAAKKEELMLQKQHISQASRNLLAEKKQHLLLAAQKTLQRPQSIIQQENSNLQHLKANLKIFTSQYLRSRRLQLEHHHKTIKLLSPQNVLSRGYAVIRKNNKIVNGAGSIKEGEEIEIVTKDAVLKSTVNEKIEYDGKHTDL from the coding sequence ATGGGACCCGACCAGTATATCAGACTCTCACAGCTCACCGGCCAGATCCAGGAGACGATCCATTCCCGCTTTAAGGGACGGACGTACTGGGTAGTGGCTGATATCACCAACCATTCCTTCAAGGCCGATAAAAAGATCCATTATTTTGAACTGGTGGAGAAATCAGAGAAAGGCAGTGTGATCACTGCTAAAATAATGGGCAAGAGCTGGGGAGCAGGAGCGCTGAAGATCCTTGATTTTGAAAACAGCACCGGACAGCGTTTTACCAACAACCTTCATGTTCTTGTTCAGGTGAGCGTGGATTTCCATCCGCTGTACGGTCTCTCGGTAAACCTTCTGGATATCGACAGCAATTTCATGATCGGCATTCTGGAACAGCAGCGCAATGCTACCCTTGCAAGGCTTGTCAAAGAGAATGATTTCATACACAAAGAAGGCGAGGGATACTCCACGCTGAACAGCCGTCTGAAGCTTCCTGTGATAATTCAGAGGGTTGCGGTGATTTCCTCAAGCAGTTCCGCCGGGAATGAGGATTTCCGCCATACGATGCAGCATAATGATTTTGGCTATGTTTTTCAGATTGATGACTATCATACCGTTGTGCAGGGGGACAATAACGCCAAGCTGTTCCTAAATAAACTCATAGAAGTCTATAATACCGGAATTCCTTATGATGCCGTTGTCATTGCAAGGGGAGGCGGATCGCAGTCTGATTTCCTGATTTTCGACAACTACAATATCGGAAGGGCTGTCGCAAAATTCCCGATCCCTGTGATAACCGGCATCGGACACCAGAAAAATGTCAGCATTACAGACCTGATGGCCCATACCCATACCAAAACCCCCACCAAGGCGGCGGAGTTCATTATAGCGCACAACCGCAGTTTCGAGCAGCACATACTCTCGCTGCAAAGGACCATAGCCATCAAATCCCAGCAGCTTTTCCTAGGGCATTACAGGGAACTCAGCGAGATCAAAAATCTGGTCAGCCATAATGCATGGGAACTGATTGCCGCGAAGAAAGAAGAGCTTATGCTGCAAAAGCAGCATATTTCGCAGGCTAGCCGAAACCTGCTGGCAGAAAAAAAGCAGCATCTGCTGCTGGCTGCGCAGAAAACACTGCAAAGGCCGCAGAGCATCATCCAGCAGGAAAACAGCAATCTTCAGCATTTAAAAGCGAACCTGAAGATCTTTACCAGCCAGTACCTGCGAAGCCGCAGACTCCAATTGGAGCACCACCATAAAACTATAAAGCTGCTCTCCCCGCAGAATGTGCTCAGCAGAGGATATGCCGTGATCCGAAAAAACAATAAAATTGTAAACGGAGCAGGGAGCATAAAGGAAGGCGAAGAGATTGAAATAGTAACAAAAGATGCCGTACTGAAAAGTACGGTCAACGAAAAAATAGAATATGATGGAAAACACACTGACTTATGA
- a CDS encoding single-stranded DNA-binding protein: protein MEITGRIVKDASVFKVKENREVVNFSIAVNDSYKPKGSTEVKKIVTYIDCSYWLSSGLVHWLKKGTLVQLFGRIGLNVYIGNDAQAHGSLTFHTSDIKILVFAQADNTKAAAAAKQDKTADEPDDLPF, encoded by the coding sequence ATGGAAATCACAGGACGAATTGTAAAAGATGCCTCCGTTTTCAAAGTAAAAGAAAACCGTGAGGTCGTAAACTTCTCCATAGCGGTCAACGACAGCTATAAACCCAAAGGAAGCACAGAGGTCAAAAAGATTGTAACCTATATCGACTGTTCTTACTGGCTCAGCTCGGGACTGGTGCATTGGCTCAAAAAAGGTACGCTCGTCCAACTCTTCGGACGCATCGGACTGAATGTCTATATTGGAAATGACGCCCAAGCTCACGGGTCATTGACCTTTCATACCTCGGATATCAAGATACTCGTATTTGCGCAGGCGGATAATACAAAAGCCGCTGCCGCAGCTAAACAGGATAAAACAGCAGACGAGCCTGACGACCTGCCTTTCTAA